AGTCGGACGGCAGATGACTGCGGTGCGAGCGGGCGACGACGTCGTCGTCTTCGACATGGGTCTGAACCTCTCGAAGGTCCTGATCCACGACAACGTCGAAACCGAGCGGATGCACAGTCTCGACCTGATCGACATGGGCGCGATCCCGGACGACCGGGTCATGTCCGATCTGGAGGGTGACGTGAAGGCCATCGTGCCGACCCACGGCCACCTCGACCACATCGGTGCCATCTCGAAGCTGGCTCACCGCTACGACGCGCCCATCGTGGCCTCGCCGTTCACCATCGAACTCGTCAAACAGCAGATCAAGGGCGAGGAGAAGTTCGGCGTCGAGAACGACCTCCAGAAGATGGAGGCCGGCGAGACGATGCAGATCGGCGAGCGCAACGAACTGGAGTTCGTCAACGTCACCCACTCGATCATCGACGCGATCAACCCCGTGCTCCACACGCCCGAGGGCTCCATCGTCTACGGGCTGGACAAGCGGATGGATCACACGCCGGTCATCGGCGACCCCATCGACATGAAGCGGTTCCGGGAGATCGCCCGCGAGGACGGCGGCGTCCTCTGTTACATCGAGGACTGTACCAACGCCGGCCGGAAGGGCCGCACGCCCTCCGAGTCCGTCGCCCGTCGCCACCTCAAAGACGTGATGTACAGCGTCGAGGACTACGACGGCGGCATCGTCGCGACCACGTTCTCCTCCCACATCGCCCGTGTGAGTTCGCTGGTCGAGTTCGCCGAGGACATCGGCCGCCAGCCCGTCCTGCTCGGGCGCTCGATGGAGAAGTACTCCGGCACCGCCGAGCGACTCGACTTCGTGGACTTCCCGGACGACCTCGGGATGTACGGCCACCGCAAGTCCGTCGACCGGACCTTCAAGCGAATCATGAACGAGGGCAAGGAGAACTTCCTGCCCATCGTCACGGGTCACCAGGGCGAGCCGCGCGCGATGCTCACCCGGATGGGGCGGGGCGAGACGCCGTACGAACTGGAGAACGGCGACAAGGTCATCTTCTCGGCCCGAGTCATTCCGGAGCCGACGAACGAGGGCCAGCGCTACCAGAGCGAACGCCTGCTGGGCATGCAGGGTGCGCGTATCTACGACGATATCCACGTCTCGGGTCACCTCCGGCAGGAGGGCCACTACGAGATGCTGGACACGCTCCAGCCCCAGCACGTCATCCCGGCTCACCAGGACATGGAAGGGTTCGCACCGTACGTGGACCTCGCGGAGAACATGGGGTACAACCTCGGGCGTGACCTGCACGTCACGCGCAACGGGAACCTGATCACGCTCGTCGACGAATGACGACCCCACGCGCCGACCGGGCGGCCGTCGAGGAGGCTATCGCCACGCGTCGCGAACTGGTCAACGACGCGATCCCCGAGCAACTCCCGATCATTCGCCCCGAGCGCCTCTACGAGGCGTCCCGGTACCTGCTGGACGCGGGCGGCAAGCGCCTGCGCCCGACGATCCTCCTCCTGGCCGCGGAGGCCATCGCCGACGCCGACCCGCTCGGCGAGGACTACCACGCCTTCCCCGCCCCGGACGGCCCCGTCGACGTGATGTCGGCGGCGGTCAGCATCGAGATCATCCAGTCGTTCACCCTCATCCACGACGACATCATGGACGACGACGATATGCGTCGTGGCGTGCCAGCCGTCCACCGCGAGTACGACCTCGAAACCGCGATCCTCGCGGGCGACACGCTCTACTCGAAGGCCTTCGAGGTCATGCTGGAGACCGGCGCTCCGGCCGAGCGGTCGGTCAGGGCCCTGTCGGAACTGGCGACGACCTGTACGAAGATCTGTGAGGGACAGGCCTTCGACATCGACTTCGAGTCCCGCAGCGCCGTCGAACCCGACGAGTATCTGGACATGGTGGAACTCAAGACCGCGGTGCTGTACGCCGCGGCCGCGGGGGTCCCCGCCATGCTGCTGGGCGACGACGACGCGGTCGACGCGCTCTACGGCTACGGCCTCGACATCGGTCGGGCCTTCCAGATCCAGGACGATCTGCTCGACCTGACGACGCCCAGTGAGAAACTCGGCAAGCAACGCGGGAGCGACCTGATCGAAGGCAAGAAGACGCTGGTGACGCTGCACGCCCGCGAACACGGCGTCGACGTGGACGGACTGGTCGACGCGGACTCGGTGGAGGCGGTCGACGAGGCCGAGATCGAGGCCGCAGTCGGCGAGTTGCGCGAAGCGGGTAGCATCGAGTACGCCCGCGAGACCGCCCACGACCTCATCCACAGCGGCAAATCCAACCTGGAAGTCCTCCCGGACAACCACAGCCGGGACCTGCTGGGCGGCATCGCCGACTACCTGATCGAGCGAGAGTACTGACCCGCCGATCCGGTCGGAACCCTGCGACGACGACCCACGCTGCGTGATAGCAGATCGACGACAGCTTTTCACCCACACCCGGCGTCGGGAGTCCCATGATCGATGTCGCGGACGTGCCGAAGTGGGTAGTCTTCCAGTTCGGGGACGCGAGCGGTGGACCGGCCGTGAACGTGACCGTCGACCCGGCGGCGGGGGTCGCATCCAGCGCGGTCGGGGCCTTCGTCCTCACGGTCGTCGTCGGGGCGATCATGGTCACCATCGCACCGAAGTACACGGAGTCGAAGATGGCGACCCTCAGAGACGAGCCCGTGGACTCGTTCGTTTACGGCGTGCTTACCCTCGTGCTCGCGGTGATCCTCCTCGTCGCGCTGGTGTTCTCCCTGATCGGGATCCCCGTCGCGGTCGTGTCGTTTTTCGCTCTACTTCTGGTCTGGGGGGTCGGATCGGCCATCGCCTTCCTCGCAATCGCCGAGCGGTTGCTCGACGCCGACGATGGCTGGCTGAAGCCCCTCCTGCTCGCCGGCGCGCTCAACGGCGGCCTGACGCTGACGGGGATCGGCGGGCTGGTGGCGTTCTGTATCGGCGCGGCCGGCTTCGGAGCCGTCCTCCGGGACTACCTGTAACCGACCCCCGGAGTTATGCCCATTCCGACCCGTCAACCCGTATGGCCGCCATACAACTTCTCCGACACGCCACACTCCGGGTCGAACTCGACGGCACGACGTTCCTCGTCGATCCGATGTTGAGCGAACCGGGCGAGATTCCGCCGATTCCCAACTCACCCAACGACCGCGAGAACCCCCTCGTCGGACTCCCCGACGCGGACCTGACCGCCGACGCCGTCCTCGTCACCCACCGCCACCGGGATCACTTCGACGACGCCGCGGCCGAACAACTCCCGGACGACACCCCGATCCTCTGCCAACCTGCGGAGGGAGAGGCGTTCCGAAACGAGGGGTTCACCGACGTTCGACCGGTCGATGAAGAGATCCCTTTCGAGGGAATCGACATCACCCGGACGCCCGCTCGCCACGGTCACGGGGACCTCGCCGAGCAGATGGGACCGTCGTCGGGCTACGTCCTCGAGGGCTCGCAGACGATCTATCTCGC
This Halorientalis sp. IM1011 DNA region includes the following protein-coding sequences:
- the idsA3 gene encoding geranylfarnesyl diphosphate synthase, with product MTTPRADRAAVEEAIATRRELVNDAIPEQLPIIRPERLYEASRYLLDAGGKRLRPTILLLAAEAIADADPLGEDYHAFPAPDGPVDVMSAAVSIEIIQSFTLIHDDIMDDDDMRRGVPAVHREYDLETAILAGDTLYSKAFEVMLETGAPAERSVRALSELATTCTKICEGQAFDIDFESRSAVEPDEYLDMVELKTAVLYAAAAGVPAMLLGDDDAVDALYGYGLDIGRAFQIQDDLLDLTTPSEKLGKQRGSDLIEGKKTLVTLHAREHGVDVDGLVDADSVEAVDEAEIEAAVGELREAGSIEYARETAHDLIHSGKSNLEVLPDNHSRDLLGGIADYLIEREY
- a CDS encoding MBL fold metallo-hydrolase; this encodes MAAIQLLRHATLRVELDGTTFLVDPMLSEPGEIPPIPNSPNDRENPLVGLPDADLTADAVLVTHRHRDHFDDAAAEQLPDDTPILCQPAEGEAFRNEGFTDVRPVDEEIPFEGIDITRTPARHGHGDLAEQMGPSSGYVLEGSQTIYLAGDTVWYDAVPETIDAHDPDVVVVNAGAAQFVEGKPITMTPEEVGEVRDHVPDDVPVIADHMDAINHCLATRADLRAAVDGVTIPADGERVDL
- a CDS encoding ribonuclease J, giving the protein MEIEIATIGGYQEVGRQMTAVRAGDDVVVFDMGLNLSKVLIHDNVETERMHSLDLIDMGAIPDDRVMSDLEGDVKAIVPTHGHLDHIGAISKLAHRYDAPIVASPFTIELVKQQIKGEEKFGVENDLQKMEAGETMQIGERNELEFVNVTHSIIDAINPVLHTPEGSIVYGLDKRMDHTPVIGDPIDMKRFREIAREDGGVLCYIEDCTNAGRKGRTPSESVARRHLKDVMYSVEDYDGGIVATTFSSHIARVSSLVEFAEDIGRQPVLLGRSMEKYSGTAERLDFVDFPDDLGMYGHRKSVDRTFKRIMNEGKENFLPIVTGHQGEPRAMLTRMGRGETPYELENGDKVIFSARVIPEPTNEGQRYQSERLLGMQGARIYDDIHVSGHLRQEGHYEMLDTLQPQHVIPAHQDMEGFAPYVDLAENMGYNLGRDLHVTRNGNLITLVDE